In one Streptomyces sp. NBC_01241 genomic region, the following are encoded:
- the rsmA gene encoding 16S rRNA (adenine(1518)-N(6)/adenine(1519)-N(6))-dimethyltransferase RsmA has product MSTTEPDALLGPADIRELAAELGVRPTKQRGQNFVIDANTVRRIVRTAEVRPDDVVVEVGPGLGSLTLALLEAADRVVAVEIDDVLARALPATVAARMPGRADRFTLVHSDAMLVRELPGPAPTALVANLPYNVAVPVLLTMLERFPSIERTLVMVQAEVADRLAARPGNKVYGVPSVKANWYADVKRAGSIGRNVFWPAPNVDSGLVSLVRRTEPIATSASRTEVFAVVDAAFAQRRKTLRAALAGWAGSAPAAEAALVAAGISPQARGEALTVEEFAAIAENKPAGYEPAGYEPAGNEPAGYEPAGNARNEPSGRGE; this is encoded by the coding sequence GTGAGCACCACTGAGCCCGATGCCCTCCTGGGCCCCGCAGACATCCGCGAGCTGGCCGCAGAGCTGGGCGTACGCCCGACCAAGCAGCGCGGTCAGAACTTCGTCATCGACGCCAACACGGTTCGCCGGATCGTGCGGACGGCGGAAGTCCGCCCGGACGACGTCGTCGTCGAAGTCGGTCCCGGGCTCGGCTCGTTGACTTTGGCGCTGCTGGAGGCGGCGGACCGGGTCGTCGCCGTCGAGATCGACGACGTGCTGGCGCGCGCCCTGCCGGCCACGGTCGCCGCCCGGATGCCGGGGCGCGCCGACCGGTTCACGCTGGTGCACTCCGACGCGATGCTGGTGCGGGAGCTGCCGGGCCCGGCGCCGACCGCGCTGGTCGCGAACCTTCCGTACAACGTCGCCGTGCCGGTCCTGCTGACGATGCTGGAGCGGTTCCCGTCGATCGAGCGGACCCTCGTCATGGTCCAGGCCGAGGTCGCCGACCGGCTGGCCGCCCGGCCGGGCAACAAGGTCTACGGTGTGCCGTCGGTGAAGGCCAACTGGTACGCGGACGTCAAGCGGGCCGGGTCCATCGGCCGCAACGTCTTCTGGCCCGCCCCGAACGTCGACTCCGGTCTGGTGTCGCTGGTCCGGCGCACCGAGCCGATCGCGACGAGCGCGAGCAGGACCGAGGTCTTCGCGGTCGTCGACGCGGCCTTCGCCCAGCGCCGCAAGACGCTGCGGGCGGCTCTGGCCGGCTGGGCGGGCTCCGCGCCCGCCGCCGAAGCGGCACTGGTCGCGGCCGGGATCTCGCCGCAGGCCCGCGGCGAGGCGCTGACGGTCGAGGAGTTCGCCGCCATCGCCGAGAACAAGCCCGCCGGGTACGAGCCTGCCGGGTACGAGCCTGCCGGGAACGAGCCTGCCGGGTACGAGCCCGCCGGGAACGCCCGTAACGAGCCCTCCGGGAGGGGCGAGTGA
- a CDS encoding ubiquitin-like domain-containing protein, whose amino-acid sequence MSNSKGSHRAARGSGRTAVARPPAPLPAAAPASVPLHERLTLAAWAVHAPTVVDLPSPGRPPATGATGGRVVARRAAPRHRAPAGPESLRRLVPQALVVAFLAGGTTAFVACDKAVTLDVDGRPRTLHTFASEIDEFLADEGITLAARDSVTPALGSGLADGDEVVVRPRR is encoded by the coding sequence GTGAGCAACTCGAAGGGCAGTCACCGCGCGGCACGCGGCAGTGGGCGTACGGCGGTGGCGCGACCGCCCGCCCCGCTTCCGGCCGCCGCCCCCGCGTCCGTCCCGCTCCATGAGCGGCTGACGCTCGCCGCCTGGGCGGTCCACGCCCCGACCGTCGTCGACCTGCCGTCGCCAGGCCGCCCGCCCGCCACCGGCGCCACCGGCGGTCGGGTGGTGGCGCGCCGGGCCGCCCCGCGGCACAGGGCCCCGGCCGGGCCCGAGAGCCTGCGCCGACTCGTCCCACAGGCCCTCGTCGTCGCGTTCCTGGCCGGTGGCACCACGGCGTTCGTGGCCTGCGACAAGGCGGTGACGCTGGACGTCGACGGCAGGCCCCGCACCCTGCACACCTTCGCGAGCGAGATCGACGAGTTCCTCGCCGACGAGGGCATCACGCTCGCCGCCCGCGACAGCGTCACACCGGCCCTCGGCAGCGGACTCGCCGACGGCGACGAGGTCGTGGTCCGGCCGCGGAGGTAG